CGCTCCGGACCAGACGGATCGGTGCGAGACGCCGCGCGTGCCGGTGCTGGCGTGCGCGGACGCGCTGACCGCCCGCGGCGCCCGCGTCGAGACGGTCACCGCCCGGTCCGACCAGGAGATCGACGAGGTGCTGGCCCGGCTCGACGGCCCGGCGCGTGCCGACGGCCTCACCTGGCCCGACCCGGACTCGAAGACCCGGCTCGTCGTCGCCACCGCCAGCGACGCCCAGTTGCGCGCCGTGCTGCGCCGGCTCGTCCGGCGGTACGCTCCGCCGCCCAGTCGCCGCCCCGAGGACCTGCCCGTCGGGCGTACGCTGCCGGACCTGCCGCCGATCGGCGTACTCCCGCTCGATCCGGCCCGCAGCGGTGGGCACCGTGACCTGGCCGCGCAGCTCGGGTTGCCGCGTGAGCCGGCCGCGGTGGCCGCGGCGGTGCTCGACGGCACGGCCCGCCGGCTGGACCTGCTGCGCACCGACGGTGGCTCGGTGACCCTGGACGGCGCGCTGCTCGGCGCCGCCGACGACGCCGGCCGACCGTTGCACTGGCGGGGCCGGGTCGAGGTGGACGACACCGTGCTCACCAACGGCGACGACCCGCTGCTGGCCTGCGCGGTCGGCAACGCGGGCGGGTACGCCAACCTGGACGACGTGGCCCTGCTGGCCGCGCCGGACCCGACCGACGGCCTGGTCGAGGTCGCCGTGGCCGTCCCGGTGGTGACCCGGTCCCGCTTCGGCCGCAGGCGCGTACGCCTGGAGGTGCGCCGGGCCCGCGGCCGCGCGGTCGCCGTGGTGCCGCGCGACGAGAAGGTGCCGTTCCTCGATGACGGTGTCGAGGGCGAGCTGAGCCGGAAGCGGTCCTGGTGGACCGAGCGGGGTGCCTGGGCGGTCTGGGCCGCCTGACCTCGTCGCCCCGCTCGGTGGCCAGCCCCCGTCGGCTGGTGGGCCTATCCTCGGCAGGAGGAATGGGGAGGAACCGTGGTGGACGAGAACGCCGACCGGGCGCGTACGCCCGGCCAGCAGCCGGTGCCGGAGCGGGACATCGAACCGCCCTGGCCGTCGGATCCGGGCGCATCGGCCCCGCCCTGGGCTGCCGTGGTGCGGCATCCGATAGCCGAGTCGCCCGCACCCTCCACATCGGCCGCCGGCCCGCAGGCTCCCTCGACGACCGGTGACTCCACGGCCGGCCACGGCGTCGGGGGTCCGCCGCCCACCTCGACGGACTACCCCTCGCTGACCGGTGCGCTACCGCCGCCGGACGGCGGTTGGGCACCCCCGCCCCCGCCGCCACCTCCGGCTTCCGGCTGGGCGCCCGCGCAGCGGGGTTGGCAGCCGCCGGCGACCCAGCCGGCGTGGCCGCCCGCCACCGCAGCTGCGACCACGGCGGACCCGCCCACCGGCGACACGCCCGGTGCTCCCTCTGCCCAGAGAGCGCCCGTGACGCGGCCCGCCTGGCCCCCGGCGGCACCCGATCCCGCCGACGTCCCCGGCCACGCCGTCCCGGGATCGCCCGTCCCACCACCCGCTGCTCCCGTCCCGGCCGACGCCGCCCAGCGACCGGCGGGCCAGACCACGACTGCCGCGCCCGGCACGGCGACGAACGGCGCGCCGGGCAGTGCGTCCACGCCGGGCGTCGCCGGCCGACCGGCCGCCAGCGGTCAGGTCGACCTGGACCTGCCGTTCAGCCTCGACCAGCCGCCGCTGCCGCGCGCCGGTCGGGGCGTACCGGCCCCACCGTCCATGCCGGCCACGGGCGCGCCCACGGCCGAGGCAGCCACCCCGGAGGTCGCCGCCGCGCCGCCCGCCGGCTCCGCCACGCCCGAATCCGACGCGGAGCCGACGACCGCCGGGGAGAGCGCGCCGGACCAGACGGGCGCGGCGAAGGTTGCCGCCTCCACCAGTGGGTCCACCATCTCGGGCCGACCCGCCGAATCGCCGTGGGCCCATCCGCCGCAGCGCCCCACCAGCGCGGCCGAGCGGGACGCGACTTCCGAGACCGGTCCGGCCGGCGACCCGATCGCGCGCGGCCCGCTCCCGGCTGCCGGCGCGACGGGCGCCACGCCGCCGGGCACCGGGCAGGGCATCGCCGGCCCGGTGCCGGGTGCGGAGGGCAGCGCGGCCGGCCCTGCAGGCGGCACGGCGGGCGAGGCGCCGGTGGCGGAGGGCGGCGGGGTGCCCGGCACCGAGGGCGGCGCGGTCGGCGCGGTGCCGGCCGAGGACATGTCGTCCGCCGGCGCGGGTGTCGACGGGGCTCCGCCGGCGCCACCGTGGTCGGGCGTCGCCCACCAGGGCGTCGTGCCGCAGCCGCCCGGCCCGTTCCCGCCGGTGCCCCAGGCGGGGCCGACCCTGCCTCCGCCGCCCGCCCCACCCCCGGGTCCGTTCCCGCCGTCACCCGGCTGGTACCCGCCGCCGTGGCAGGGTGGCACCGGGGCGCCTCCGGTCCCCCCGCAGCACTACCCGCCAGCTCCCGGCGTCACCGCCGTGCCGCCCGGTTACCCGGAACCGAATGCCGCACCGCAGGCCGCCCCGCCCACCGCGGAGGACTTCGCCCGCCGCCGGCAGGTGCGGCCCGCCGACCCGGTGGCCACGATGGGGGTACGGGCGGTGGCCAACAAGATCGGCCTGAAGCTTCCGCCCGGGCGGCACGAGCAGGAACGCAAGCGGGACATCGAGATGGTGCGCCGCAATTTCGGCGGGCTGCGCCAGGTGACGGTGGTCAACCCGAAGGGCGGCGCCGGCAAGACGGTCGCCATCCTGCTGCTCGCGATGACGTTCGGGCAGAAGCGCGGCGGCTACGTGCTGGCCTGGGACAACAACGAGACCCAGGGCACCCTCGGCATGCGCGCGCAGCAGGACTTCCACTCCCGCACAGTGCGGGACATGCTGCGCGACCTCGGCCAGTTCCACGGGGCGCACGGGCGGGTCGGCGACCTCTCCCAGTACGTCCGCTCGCAGGGCGAGGGCATGTTCGACGTGCTCGCCTCGGACGAGTCGGCCACCGGCGGCGAGATGCTCACGGCGGCGGCGTTCGCCGAGATCCGGGAGGTGGTGAGCCGCTTCTACAAGTTGATCTTCGTGGACACCGGGAACAACGTCCGGGCGCAGAACTGGCAGGCCGCGATGGACGCCACCGACCAGTTGGTGGTCACCATGTCGGCCCGGAACGACTCCGCCGAGACGGCCGCCCGGATGCTCGACCACCTGGAGCAGAGCGGTCGGCAGCGGCTGGTCCGGCAGGCGGTCACGGTGGTGTCGATGCCACCGTCCCGTAAGGAGATCGACCTGCCGGCCATCCAGGAGCACTTCGCCGCCCGCACGCGGGCGGTGCTGCTGGCGCCGTACGAGCGGCTCATCGACAGTGGCGAGCCGATCCGCTACGGCGGCCTCTCCTCCGCCACCCGCGACGCCTGGCTGAAAATCGCCGCCGCGGTAGCCGAAGGCCTGTAACCCCGATCCCACTCACCCAGCCGCACCCCGTTCCGCGATCTTGCAGGTCGTGCCCCGACAGAACGGGCAAACAGCCCGGGACGAGGGCCGAAACTGCAAGATCGCGGAAGAGGGGGGAGGGCGAGGGAGCGCGGGCGGGGCCGGCGGGGTTAGTTGCTTGCCAGGGCGTCGGCTGCGGCCGGGTCGCAGTCGCGGAGGAACTGGGCGCAGCGGGCCGCCTCGTCCGCCTCGCCGATCTCGTCGGCCGCCCGGGACAGCACATAGAGGCAGCGGAGGAAGCCGCGGTTCGGCTCGTGCGACCACGGCACCGGGCCGTGGCCCTTCCAGCCGTTGCGGCGCAGCTGGTCCAGTCCCCGGTGGTAGCCGGTGCGGGCGTACGCGTACGCCGGAACGACCTGGCCCGCCGCGAGCGCCCGGGCCCCCAGCGCGCCCCACGCCGCGCTGAACGTCGGATAGCGCGCCGCCACCTCGGCGAACGCGGCGTCGTCGTCGGCCTGTTCGGCGGCGACCAGGGCGGCGTCGGCCTCGTCGTACGCGGGGAGGAGGGTGGCCGGTGGCTCCGGCATGAGGTTCTGCATCGCCCCATTCAACCCGCTTCGCCGGCCGACATGCGAGAGGGTCGACGGACCCGCCTGGCTGAAAGGCTGAGGAGTTGGTCACGCCTGTGGCCTATGCCGCACGGAGTTGTTTTCCACTACAACTAATGGTCCGGAGCCTCCCCAGGACCCGGTTACGCAGGAGCCCGGTGGCCTCGGCCGCCGGGCTCCTGTCGGTCCGGGGCCAGGTCGCCCTTGCGCCGGCCGGCCCGAGCGCCGGACACCCGGGGGACCAGCAGCCGGACACCCGGGGACCAGCGGCCCGACGTGCGGCGGGCCGGCCGCCGGGGGCAGGATGGCCGGGTGCCGACCCCACCACCCGCCGACGTTCTCGAGCCGCACGCCACCGACGAGGTCGAGACCCGCGCCGAATTCGACCGACGACTCGCCACCGGCAGCCTCGCCGGGTTGACCGTTCAGGGCCTCCGCCTGGACCTCGACCCGGCGCCGGACCTCACCGCCGTCACCGTGGCCGGGACGCTCTTCGTCGGCTGCCGGTTCGCCTCCCGGGAGGTCGGCGCCGACCTGGTCCGGCGGGGCGCCAACGTGGTGCCGCCCTTCTCCGGGCTGCCCTACCCGACGCAGCCGTCCCATCTCTACAGCCCGGAGGACCTGGCCGCCGGCTTCGCCGAGGCGGGCTTCGCGGGCATGTACGACACCCGGGTGTACGCGCACTTCCGAGCGCACGGCGGCGCGCTGCCCGACGTACGGGAGGCGCTCGGTCAGCGGCTGCACGACCACGGCGTCGACAACGCGCTGGCCGACGCGACGCGGGCGTGGCTGGCCGCGTACGGGCCGCAGTCGGTGGTGGGCATCATGGGTGGGCACGCGGTGCCGCGCGGCAGTGCGCCGTACCGGATGGCCGCCGTGCTGGGCTGGGAGTTGGCCCGGGCCGACCGGCTGGTGGTGACCGGCGGCGGACCGGGGGTGATGGAGGCGGCGAACCTCGGCGCCTACCTCGCGGGTCGGCCGGCGGAGGAGTTGACCGCCGCGATCGACCTGCTCGCGACGGCGCCCGACTTCACCGATCACGACCGGTACACGGCGGTGGCGCTGCGGGTCCGCGAGCGGTACGCACCGCCGCCGGTGCCCCGGCAGCGCGGCGCGGAACTGCAGTGGGCGCGGACCGGCGGGTTGTCCATTCCGACCTGGCTGTACGGGCACGAGCCGGCGAACCTGTTCGCCGGTCGGATCGCCAAGTACTTCTCCAACGCCATCCGCGAGGACACCATCCTCCGGCTCGCCCGGGGCGGGATCGTGTTCGCGCCCGGTCGGGCCGGGACGGTGCAGGAGGTGTTCCAGGCGGCCACCAAGACCTTCTACGGCACCGACGGCGCCAGCGGCGCGTACGTCTTCCTGGACCGCGCCTACTGGACCCGGGAGCTGCCGGTCGAGGCGCTGCTGCGGCCCCTGCTGGCCGCCTCCCCGTTCGGTGACCTGTCGTCGACGATCCACCTCACGGACGACGTGCGCGAGGCCGTGCGGGTGCTCACCGCGACGGCCTGAGCGGCCGGCCCGCCGGGGCGTCCCTGCCGGCCGGGAACCCGCGGCTACCTGCGCCGGCCGGGTACGGCGACGGCCGGCCCGCGGGAGCGGGAGCCGGCCGTCGGTGTCGTGCGGGTGTTACTTGGTCATCGTGGTGCCGGTCGAGCGCAGGTGCTCGCACGCCTCGACGACCCGGGCGGCGAGACCCGCCTCGGCGGCCTTGCCCCAGGTGCGCGGGTCGTACTGCTTCTTGTTGCCGACCTCGCCGTCGATCTTCAGCACGCCGTCGTAGTTGCGGAACATGTGGTCCGCGACGGGCCGGGTGAAGGCGTACTGGGTGTCGGTGTCGATGTTCATCTTCACCACGCCGTAGTCCAGCGCCTCACGGATCTCCGACAGCAGCGAGCCGGAGCCGCCGTGGAAGACCAGGCTGAGCGGCTTCTCCTTGCCGTACTTGGCGCCGACCGCCTCCTGGATGTGCTTCAGCACCTCGGGGCGGAGCTTCACGTTGCCCGGCTTGTAGACACCGTGCACGTTGCCGAAGGTCAGCGCCGCCATGTAGCGGCCCTTCTCGCCGAGGCCGAGCGCGTCGACCATGGCCAGGCCGTCCTCGACGGTGGTGTAGAGCTTCTCGTTGATGGCGTTCTCGACGCCGTCCTCCTCGCCGCCGACGACGCCGACCTCGATCTCGAGGACGATCTTGCCCTTGGCGGCCTCGGTGAGCAGCTGCTCGGCGATCTCCAGGTTCTCGGCCACCGGCACCGCGGAACCGTCCCACATGTGCGACTGGAACAGCGGCT
This genomic stretch from Micromonospora krabiensis harbors:
- a CDS encoding LOG family protein, yielding MPTPPPADVLEPHATDEVETRAEFDRRLATGSLAGLTVQGLRLDLDPAPDLTAVTVAGTLFVGCRFASREVGADLVRRGANVVPPFSGLPYPTQPSHLYSPEDLAAGFAEAGFAGMYDTRVYAHFRAHGGALPDVREALGQRLHDHGVDNALADATRAWLAAYGPQSVVGIMGGHAVPRGSAPYRMAAVLGWELARADRLVVTGGGPGVMEAANLGAYLAGRPAEELTAAIDLLATAPDFTDHDRYTAVALRVRERYAPPPVPRQRGAELQWARTGGLSIPTWLYGHEPANLFAGRIAKYFSNAIREDTILRLARGGIVFAPGRAGTVQEVFQAATKTFYGTDGASGAYVFLDRAYWTRELPVEALLRPLLAASPFGDLSSTIHLTDDVREAVRVLTATA
- a CDS encoding MinD/ParA family ATP-binding protein → MTRPAWPPAAPDPADVPGHAVPGSPVPPPAAPVPADAAQRPAGQTTTAAPGTATNGAPGSASTPGVAGRPAASGQVDLDLPFSLDQPPLPRAGRGVPAPPSMPATGAPTAEAATPEVAAAPPAGSATPESDAEPTTAGESAPDQTGAAKVAASTSGSTISGRPAESPWAHPPQRPTSAAERDATSETGPAGDPIARGPLPAAGATGATPPGTGQGIAGPVPGAEGSAAGPAGGTAGEAPVAEGGGVPGTEGGAVGAVPAEDMSSAGAGVDGAPPAPPWSGVAHQGVVPQPPGPFPPVPQAGPTLPPPPAPPPGPFPPSPGWYPPPWQGGTGAPPVPPQHYPPAPGVTAVPPGYPEPNAAPQAAPPTAEDFARRRQVRPADPVATMGVRAVANKIGLKLPPGRHEQERKRDIEMVRRNFGGLRQVTVVNPKGGAGKTVAILLLAMTFGQKRGGYVLAWDNNETQGTLGMRAQQDFHSRTVRDMLRDLGQFHGAHGRVGDLSQYVRSQGEGMFDVLASDESATGGEMLTAAAFAEIREVVSRFYKLIFVDTGNNVRAQNWQAAMDATDQLVVTMSARNDSAETAARMLDHLEQSGRQRLVRQAVTVVSMPPSRKEIDLPAIQEHFAARTRAVLLAPYERLIDSGEPIRYGGLSSATRDAWLKIAAAVAEGL
- a CDS encoding diacylglycerol kinase family protein; this translates as MYDVVLLTLASQRDSSGGCGSGGACCGGVTEGEHSAPDQTDRCETPRVPVLACADALTARGARVETVTARSDQEIDEVLARLDGPARADGLTWPDPDSKTRLVVATASDAQLRAVLRRLVRRYAPPPSRRPEDLPVGRTLPDLPPIGVLPLDPARSGGHRDLAAQLGLPREPAAVAAAVLDGTARRLDLLRTDGGSVTLDGALLGAADDAGRPLHWRGRVEVDDTVLTNGDDPLLACAVGNAGGYANLDDVALLAAPDPTDGLVEVAVAVPVVTRSRFGRRRVRLEVRRARGRAVAVVPRDEKVPFLDDGVEGELSRKRSWWTERGAWAVWAA
- the fbaA gene encoding class II fructose-bisphosphate aldolase — protein: MPIASPEAYAEMLDRAKAGRYAYPAINVTSSQTLNAALKGFADAESDGIIQVSTGGAEYLSGPSIKDMVTGAVAFAAYAHEVAKKYPVNIALHTDHCPKDKLDKFVRPLMAISQERVKAGQEPLFQSHMWDGSAVPVAENLEIAEQLLTEAAKGKIVLEIEVGVVGGEEDGVENAINEKLYTTVEDGLAMVDALGLGEKGRYMAALTFGNVHGVYKPGNVKLRPEVLKHIQEAVGAKYGKEKPLSLVFHGGSGSLLSEIREALDYGVVKMNIDTDTQYAFTRPVADHMFRNYDGVLKIDGEVGNKKQYDPRTWGKAAEAGLAARVVEACEHLRSTGTTMTK
- a CDS encoding DUF3151 domain-containing protein translates to MQNLMPEPPATLLPAYDEADAALVAAEQADDDAAFAEVAARYPTFSAAWGALGARALAAGQVVPAYAYARTGYHRGLDQLRRNGWKGHGPVPWSHEPNRGFLRCLYVLSRAADEIGEADEAARCAQFLRDCDPAAADALASN